A window of the Roseovarius sp. S88 genome harbors these coding sequences:
- a CDS encoding DUF2189 domain-containing protein, with product MTSKTSGSPPPDDLTPPPQSMPKVNKVTSGDIAASLRAGLSDFLARPVMSGFFGLFYAVFGLFFVWCLLWLGKVWMIVPAAVGFPLVAPFAAAGLYEMSRRLQNAQSFGWLDILTVMANQRNREMGWMAFATLFILWVWFYQFRTLLVIILQDSSFSDLDGFLDTVFFTPEGWTFLAIGTCVGAALSAVLFSVTAVAMPMLLDRDIDFISAMLTSIRVVTENPAVMLTWAAIIAVAMLVSLVPAFLGLIFTLPILGHTTWHLYQRAVAPAEG from the coding sequence ATGACATCGAAAACCTCAGGTTCTCCGCCACCAGATGACCTGACGCCGCCCCCGCAGTCCATGCCAAAAGTCAACAAGGTCACGTCGGGCGATATCGCTGCGTCGCTGAGGGCCGGGTTGTCCGACTTTCTGGCGCGCCCTGTTATGAGCGGCTTTTTCGGCTTGTTTTATGCTGTTTTCGGTCTCTTTTTTGTATGGTGTCTGCTCTGGCTTGGAAAGGTCTGGATGATCGTTCCCGCCGCGGTCGGCTTTCCGCTGGTAGCGCCCTTCGCCGCTGCTGGGCTCTATGAAATGTCGCGCCGGTTGCAGAACGCGCAAAGCTTCGGCTGGCTGGACATTCTCACCGTCATGGCCAATCAACGCAATCGCGAGATGGGTTGGATGGCCTTTGCCACGCTGTTCATTCTTTGGGTGTGGTTTTATCAGTTCCGAACATTGCTGGTCATTATCCTGCAGGACTCGTCCTTCTCGGATTTGGACGGGTTCTTGGATACGGTTTTCTTTACGCCAGAAGGCTGGACGTTTCTTGCGATTGGCACCTGCGTCGGCGCAGCCCTGTCGGCGGTGCTGTTTTCGGTGACTGCTGTTGCAATGCCGATGCTCCTTGACCGGGACATTGACTTCATCTCGGCCATGTTAACATCCATCCGTGTTGTCACGGAAAATCCGGCTGTCATGCTCACATGGGCGGCGATCATTGCAGTTGCTATGCTGGTGTCATTGGTTCCGGCGTTTCTGGGCTTGATCTTTACCCTTCCAATCCTTGGCCACACCACGTGGCATCTCTATCAGCGGGCGGTGGCTCCGGCGGAGGGGTGA
- a CDS encoding ScnB-like protein, translating to MTDTPERRWHDMGGQDAGPVPMEGHDFALWEKRIDALMVLCGGKGLFTVDGLRRALEDMGEEAFEKHSYYERWIAATNQNLIEAGVYTLEELGQRMEEVAARGPTYGEAQGD from the coding sequence ATGACTGATACACCCGAACGCCGCTGGCATGATATGGGCGGGCAAGACGCCGGCCCGGTTCCGATGGAAGGGCATGACTTTGCTCTTTGGGAGAAACGCATAGATGCCCTGATGGTGCTCTGCGGGGGCAAGGGGCTGTTCACCGTCGATGGCCTGCGTCGCGCGCTGGAAGACATGGGTGAAGAGGCGTTTGAAAAACACAGCTACTATGAACGCTGGATCGCCGCCACCAACCAGAACCTGATCGAAGCCGGCGTCTACACGCTCGAAGAGTTGGGCCAGCGGATGGAAGAAGTTGCTGCGCGCGGCCCAACTTACGGTGAGGCGCAAGGTGACTGA
- a CDS encoding SH3-like domain-containing protein, which yields MQKVRIKSMFPPGHVRAPYYIRGKLGEIEREIGLFGNPEQLAYGLKAEDKTLYRVRFTMAELWGAEAETPTDTVDVEVYAHWLEEA from the coding sequence ATGCAAAAAGTTCGCATCAAATCCATGTTTCCTCCGGGCCATGTGCGCGCGCCCTACTATATCCGTGGCAAACTGGGCGAGATTGAGCGCGAGATCGGCCTGTTCGGAAATCCGGAACAGCTTGCCTATGGCCTGAAAGCCGAAGACAAGACGCTCTACCGGGTGCGCTTCACCATGGCGGAGCTGTGGGGCGCAGAGGCGGAGACACCAACCGATACAGTTGACGTCGAGGTGTATGCCCATTGGCTGGAGGAGGCCTGA
- a CDS encoding lysophospholipid acyltransferase family protein, which produces MSDEQTSETISLTERLIGTALVAPIWMSRLLPYRLRVPFVGWAASRLLGPLAGYRRRVRENLAFARPDLNHETVRDLMLSVPDNAGRNMVELYSPEFADYARKSPVIGPGLPDVRAAREAGRPVIFVTGHFGSFNAARLAMMEQGFNMGVFYRPMANRPFNEHYVKAMASLSEPMFEQGRKGMIQMVKHLRSGGVLAILNDLNAHDGVPLEFFGKPALTSLATAEMALKFDALLVPVWGLRDPDGLHFTIHTETPIAHSDPVTMTREFNARLEAAIRENMHQWFWIHRRWKDGTGPLADRGAKILADLERNA; this is translated from the coding sequence ATGAGCGACGAGCAAACATCCGAAACTATTTCGCTAACCGAGCGTTTGATCGGTACAGCCTTGGTGGCACCCATCTGGATGTCGCGGCTTTTGCCATATCGCCTGCGCGTGCCATTCGTGGGCTGGGCGGCCTCCCGGCTTTTGGGACCGCTCGCCGGATACCGCCGCCGCGTGCGCGAAAACCTCGCTTTCGCCAGACCCGATTTGAACCATGAAACCGTGCGCGATCTGATGCTCAGCGTGCCCGATAATGCTGGGCGCAATATGGTTGAGCTTTATTCCCCCGAGTTTGCCGACTATGCCCGTAAATCACCCGTCATCGGCCCCGGCCTTCCCGATGTGCGTGCAGCCCGTGAAGCAGGGCGGCCGGTGATCTTCGTGACCGGGCATTTTGGATCCTTCAACGCCGCGCGGCTTGCGATGATGGAGCAGGGGTTCAACATGGGGGTGTTTTACCGCCCCATGGCCAATCGTCCGTTCAATGAGCATTACGTCAAGGCCATGGCATCCCTGTCGGAGCCGATGTTCGAGCAAGGGCGCAAAGGCATGATCCAGATGGTCAAACACCTGCGCTCCGGCGGCGTGCTAGCGATTCTCAATGATCTTAACGCCCATGACGGTGTGCCGCTTGAGTTCTTCGGAAAACCAGCACTCACATCGCTCGCAACCGCTGAAATGGCGCTAAAGTTCGACGCGCTTTTGGTGCCGGTCTGGGGGCTGCGCGATCCCGATGGGTTGCATTTCACCATCCACACCGAGACGCCCATTGCCCATTCCGACCCCGTCACCATGACCCGCGAATTCAACGCGCGCTTAGAGGCGGCCATCCGCGAGAACATGCATCAATGGTTCTGGATTCACCGCCGCTGGAAAGACGGCACTGGCCCACTGGCGGACCGGGGTGCCAAGATTTTGGCAGACTTGGAAAGAAACGCCTGA
- the hemF gene encoding oxygen-dependent coproporphyrinogen oxidase: MSKMQDEKSRAASWFRQLRDDIVAAFEELEDSHDSGPMAGAAPGRFDVSETKRASDDNSDAGGGLMSVMRGGRVFEKVGVNVSEVYGSLGAQAQKAMAARGVPGMEDDPRFWASGISLVAHMQNPHVPAVHMNTRMFWTPGAWWFGGGSDLNPCIEYDEDTAHFHATQKAHLDPHGTDHYPHLKKWADEYFYIPHRHRARGVGGIFMDDQNSGDWEADFALTQDIGRAFLKAYVPLVEKRRGQNWSDADKETQLVHRGLYAEYNLVYDRGTKFGLATGHDADAVLMSLPPVAKWT, encoded by the coding sequence ATGAGCAAGATGCAAGACGAAAAATCCCGCGCGGCGAGTTGGTTCCGGCAGCTACGCGACGACATTGTAGCCGCGTTTGAGGAGCTCGAAGACAGCCATGACAGCGGGCCGATGGCTGGCGCCGCACCGGGCCGGTTTGACGTCTCGGAAACCAAACGTGCCAGCGACGATAACTCTGACGCAGGCGGCGGCTTGATGAGTGTCATGCGCGGCGGCCGGGTCTTTGAAAAGGTCGGCGTCAATGTCTCGGAAGTCTATGGAAGCCTGGGCGCGCAAGCGCAAAAAGCCATGGCTGCGCGCGGTGTGCCTGGCATGGAAGATGACCCACGCTTCTGGGCTTCAGGCATCAGCCTCGTGGCGCATATGCAAAACCCGCATGTGCCGGCGGTGCATATGAACACACGCATGTTCTGGACGCCTGGGGCCTGGTGGTTTGGCGGCGGCTCTGACCTGAATCCTTGCATTGAGTATGACGAGGACACAGCGCATTTCCACGCCACGCAAAAGGCCCATCTCGATCCGCATGGGACCGACCATTATCCGCATCTCAAGAAATGGGCGGATGAGTATTTCTACATCCCGCACCGCCACCGCGCGCGCGGCGTGGGCGGCATCTTCATGGATGACCAGAATTCCGGCGACTGGGAAGCCGATTTTGCCCTGACACAGGATATTGGCCGAGCGTTTCTCAAAGCCTATGTGCCGCTGGTCGAAAAACGCCGCGGACAGAATTGGTCTGACGCAGACAAGGAAACCCAACTCGTGCATCGCGGTCTCTATGCCGAATACAACCTCGTCTATGATCGCGGCACCAAGTTTGGTCTGGCCACAGGTCATGATGCCGATGCGGTTTTGATGAGCTTGCCGCCGGTCGCGAAATGGACCTGA
- a CDS encoding SDR family NAD(P)-dependent oxidoreductase, translating into MSFSISGKTAIVTGGANGVGLAIGRHFVDKGANVMFADMDEKQLAHELGNNEDGSAQRYFAGDLREKLTLANLLSATIDAFEQVDILVNASRQVVPSDPLNPDDDAVELSLNQNLLAPLRLSQLVAKRMIKQADGDEDGTVGTIVNLSSIAARRTHPDLLGYSVSTAALDQMTRNLAVSLAPHRIRVNGVAIGSVMSASLQNTLRDNTDYRADIEDHTPLGRIASASELVSAVQYLSSEASGFMTGQIMTIDGGRTLLDPVAAPAH; encoded by the coding sequence ATGTCATTTTCCATTTCCGGTAAGACCGCCATTGTCACCGGGGGGGCTAACGGGGTTGGCCTCGCCATTGGGCGGCATTTTGTCGACAAGGGCGCGAACGTGATGTTCGCCGATATGGACGAAAAGCAGCTTGCGCATGAGTTGGGCAATAACGAGGATGGCAGCGCGCAACGGTATTTTGCTGGGGATTTGCGCGAAAAGCTCACGTTGGCCAACCTTCTTTCCGCAACGATCGATGCCTTTGAGCAGGTTGATATCCTGGTCAATGCCTCGCGTCAGGTGGTGCCGTCCGATCCTCTCAATCCAGATGATGACGCGGTGGAGTTGTCGCTCAATCAGAACCTTCTGGCCCCTCTACGCCTGAGCCAGCTTGTGGCCAAGCGGATGATAAAACAGGCCGATGGCGATGAAGACGGCACAGTGGGCACCATTGTGAACCTGTCCTCGATTGCCGCACGGCGTACACATCCCGACTTGCTGGGCTACTCGGTGTCGACGGCAGCTCTCGATCAGATGACACGGAACCTGGCGGTGTCGCTGGCACCACATCGGATCCGGGTCAACGGTGTGGCCATCGGATCCGTTATGAGCGCCTCATTGCAGAACACCTTGCGCGACAACACCGACTACCGCGCCGACATTGAAGACCACACCCCGCTTGGCCGGATTGCTTCGGCCAGCGAGCTTGTCTCAGCGGTGCAATATCTGTCGAGCGAGGCGTCTGGTTTTATGACCGGGCAGATCATGACCATCGATGGCGGCCGAACACTGCTTGACCCTGTCGCCGCACCTGCGCATTGA
- the clpS gene encoding ATP-dependent Clp protease adapter ClpS codes for MTDLVIMAGPGDEDDGTDAAVVVDTKPKTKRPPLYKVLLLNDDYTPMEFVVAVLERFFGMSHSQAFEIMLTVHKKGVAVVGVFSHEIAETKVAQVMDFARRHQHPLQCTMEKE; via the coding sequence ATGACGGACTTGGTCATCATGGCTGGGCCAGGGGATGAGGACGACGGCACAGACGCTGCCGTGGTTGTTGACACCAAGCCCAAGACAAAGCGGCCACCTTTGTACAAGGTGCTGCTCTTGAATGATGATTATACACCTATGGAATTCGTTGTGGCGGTGCTGGAGCGCTTCTTTGGCATGTCGCACAGCCAGGCGTTTGAGATCATGCTGACCGTGCACAAGAAAGGCGTCGCAGTTGTTGGCGTGTTCAGCCACGAAATCGCCGAAACCAAGGTGGCGCAGGTGATGGATTTCGCCCGCCGCCATCAGCACCCTCTGCAATGCACCATGGAAAAAGAATAG
- a CDS encoding DUF1223 domain-containing protein: MRRIIAFAIAVGLWAVPAFSQSKAVVVELFTSQGCSSCPPADAFMHELAKRDDVVALALHVDYWDYIGWKDSFAHPGHADRQRAYAAENGRRMIYTPQMVINGREHVVGNSPKDVSDMINRHLQTSSTVDIELSRVGDDVLIEAEPMTQFEEPLAVRVVRYRPESTVNITRGENAGHTISYANVVTDMAQVGSWTGEEALRLTVPAQGDQPIVVVLQRRDGIGLVEAAAQLK; this comes from the coding sequence ATGCGTCGTATCATAGCTTTTGCAATTGCGGTTGGTCTATGGGCCGTTCCAGCGTTTTCGCAGTCCAAGGCCGTTGTTGTGGAACTGTTCACGTCGCAAGGCTGTTCGTCTTGCCCGCCTGCAGATGCGTTCATGCACGAATTGGCCAAGCGGGATGATGTTGTCGCCCTCGCTTTGCACGTCGACTATTGGGATTATATCGGCTGGAAAGACAGCTTTGCCCATCCCGGGCACGCAGATCGCCAGCGCGCCTATGCCGCGGAAAACGGACGTCGCATGATCTACACGCCTCAGATGGTGATCAATGGACGCGAACATGTGGTCGGCAACAGCCCCAAAGACGTGAGCGACATGATCAACCGGCACCTGCAGACGTCGTCGACGGTTGATATAGAACTGAGCCGCGTTGGTGATGATGTGCTAATTGAGGCAGAGCCAATGACTCAGTTCGAGGAACCATTGGCGGTGCGCGTGGTGCGCTACAGGCCTGAGAGCACTGTGAACATCACGCGTGGCGAAAATGCGGGCCACACGATCAGCTACGCCAACGTGGTGACGGACATGGCGCAAGTCGGAAGTTGGACCGGTGAAGAAGCGCTTCGACTGACGGTGCCCGCGCAGGGCGATCAGCCAATCGTTGTTGTCTTGCAACGGCGAGACGGTATCGGCCTTGTTGAGGCGGCGGCACAGCTCAAGTAG
- the acnA gene encoding aconitate hydratase AcnA — translation MPVTVGHDTAKTRKTLKVGDQTVAYYSIAAAEAAGLGDFSKLPAALRVVLENMLRFEDGKTVSTDDIKAFSEWADKGGKNPREIAYRPARVLMQDFTGVPAVVDLAAMRDGIKALGGDPQQINPLNPVDLVIDHSVMIDEFGNPRAFQMNVDREYERNMERYQFLKWGQGAFNNFRVVPPGTGICHQVNLEYLAQTVWTDKDQNGEEVAYPDTLVGTDSHTTMVNGAAVLGWGVGGIEAEAAMLGQPISMLIPEVVGFELTGKMVEGTTGTDLVLKVVEMLREKGVVGKFVEFYGAGLDTLPLADRATIANMAPEYGATCGFFPIDGETLRYLRQTGRDEERIALVEAYAKENGFWRGDDYAPIYTDTLHLDMNTIVPAISGPKRPQDYVALTDAKSAFTREMKETFKRPMDKEVPVAGEDYTLSSGDVVIASITSCTNTSNPYVMIGAGLVARKAAALGLDRKPWVKTSLAPGSQVVSHYLEAAGLQEDLDKIGFNLVGYGCTTCIGNSGPIQKELSEAIAEGDLVATSVLSGNRNFEGRISPDVRANYLASPPLVVAYALAGTMDIDLANDPIAQTPDGKDVYLKDIWPTQQEIAELVEKTVTREAFIEKYADVFKGDEKWQEVETSAGETYDWPPQSTYVQNPPYFQGMGREPGTITNIEGAKVLALLGDMVTTDHISPAGSFKDTTPAGQYLTERQVPVREFNSYGSRRGNHEVMMRGTFANIRIKNEMLDGVEGGYTKGPDGNQTSIFEAAMAHQANGTPLVVFGGEQYGAGSSRDWAAKGTALLGVKAVIAESFERIHRSNLVGMGVIPFEFTGGDSRKSLGLTGQETVSISGLDTIEPLQEVPCTITMADGSEKTIQLKCRIDTAIEIEYIEHGGVLHYVLRNLAKAA, via the coding sequence ATGCCCGTTACTGTTGGTCACGACACTGCTAAAACCCGGAAAACCCTGAAGGTTGGGGATCAGACGGTTGCGTATTACTCCATTGCCGCCGCCGAGGCGGCTGGGCTGGGTGACTTCTCTAAACTGCCTGCTGCCTTGCGGGTTGTGCTGGAGAACATGCTGCGCTTTGAAGATGGCAAGACCGTCAGCACCGATGACATCAAGGCGTTCTCAGAGTGGGCCGACAAAGGCGGGAAGAACCCGCGTGAAATCGCCTATCGCCCGGCACGCGTGTTGATGCAGGATTTTACGGGCGTGCCCGCTGTTGTCGACCTTGCCGCGATGCGGGACGGGATCAAGGCGCTGGGCGGTGATCCGCAGCAGATCAATCCGCTCAACCCTGTGGACCTTGTGATCGACCACTCGGTGATGATCGACGAGTTCGGCAATCCGCGTGCGTTTCAAATGAATGTGGACCGCGAATATGAGCGCAACATGGAGCGTTACCAGTTCCTCAAATGGGGGCAGGGCGCGTTCAACAACTTCCGCGTGGTGCCGCCCGGAACAGGTATTTGCCATCAGGTGAACCTGGAGTATCTGGCGCAAACTGTCTGGACCGATAAGGACCAGAATGGCGAGGAAGTCGCCTATCCCGATACGTTGGTGGGCACGGACAGCCACACCACAATGGTCAACGGCGCGGCCGTTCTGGGCTGGGGTGTCGGCGGCATTGAGGCGGAAGCCGCCATGCTGGGTCAGCCAATCTCCATGTTGATCCCCGAAGTGGTGGGCTTTGAACTCACCGGCAAAATGGTTGAAGGCACAACCGGCACCGACCTCGTGCTCAAGGTTGTCGAAATGCTGCGTGAAAAGGGTGTGGTTGGCAAATTCGTAGAATTTTACGGCGCTGGTCTCGACACGTTGCCGCTGGCGGACCGCGCCACCATCGCCAACATGGCTCCTGAATACGGTGCGACCTGCGGCTTCTTCCCCATTGACGGGGAAACCCTGCGCTACCTGCGCCAGACCGGCCGGGACGAGGAGCGCATTGCGCTTGTTGAGGCCTATGCCAAGGAAAATGGATTCTGGCGTGGGGACGACTACGCCCCAATCTACACAGACACCCTGCATCTCGACATGAACACAATCGTTCCGGCCATCTCTGGCCCTAAACGCCCGCAGGACTATGTTGCCCTGACCGATGCAAAGTCGGCCTTCACACGCGAGATGAAAGAAACCTTCAAGCGTCCAATGGACAAAGAAGTGCCTGTCGCAGGTGAAGATTACACCCTGTCTTCCGGTGACGTCGTAATCGCCTCGATCACGTCGTGTACCAACACATCGAACCCGTATGTGATGATCGGCGCGGGCCTTGTGGCGCGCAAAGCCGCTGCTTTGGGTCTCGACCGTAAACCATGGGTTAAAACTTCGCTGGCACCGGGATCACAAGTTGTCTCGCACTACCTTGAGGCCGCCGGCCTTCAGGAAGATCTGGATAAGATCGGCTTCAACCTCGTGGGCTATGGCTGCACCACCTGTATCGGCAATTCAGGCCCGATTCAGAAGGAACTGAGCGAGGCCATTGCCGAAGGTGATCTTGTGGCCACGTCGGTCCTGTCGGGTAACCGGAACTTTGAGGGTCGGATCAGCCCTGATGTCCGCGCCAACTACCTCGCGTCGCCGCCACTTGTGGTGGCCTATGCGCTGGCGGGTACGATGGACATTGACCTAGCCAATGACCCGATCGCGCAGACGCCTGATGGCAAAGATGTGTATCTCAAAGACATCTGGCCCACGCAGCAAGAGATTGCAGAACTGGTCGAGAAAACCGTCACGCGCGAAGCCTTCATCGAGAAATACGCCGATGTCTTCAAGGGCGATGAGAAATGGCAAGAGGTCGAAACCTCCGCGGGTGAAACCTATGACTGGCCGCCGCAGTCCACCTATGTGCAGAACCCGCCTTACTTCCAGGGTATGGGCCGCGAACCCGGCACGATCACCAATATCGAAGGGGCCAAGGTGCTTGCACTGCTTGGCGACATGGTCACCACGGACCACATTTCACCCGCCGGGTCGTTCAAGGACACCACGCCGGCCGGGCAGTACCTCACCGAGCGTCAGGTGCCGGTGCGTGAATTCAACTCTTATGGCTCACGCCGTGGCAACCACGAGGTCATGATGCGCGGCACCTTCGCCAATATCCGCATCAAGAACGAAATGCTGGATGGCGTCGAAGGCGGCTACACCAAAGGCCCTGACGGCAACCAAACCTCGATCTTCGAGGCCGCCATGGCGCATCAGGCCAACGGCACGCCTCTGGTCGTCTTTGGCGGTGAGCAATATGGCGCGGGCTCAAGCCGCGACTGGGCGGCCAAGGGCACGGCGCTCTTGGGCGTGAAGGCTGTAATCGCTGAAAGCTTTGAACGTATCCACCGTTCCAACCTCGTTGGCATGGGGGTGATCCCGTTTGAGTTCACCGGTGGCGACAGCCGGAAGTCTCTGGGTCTCACGGGGCAGGAAACGGTGTCGATCTCAGGGCTTGATACAATCGAGCCCCTGCAAGAGGTGCCCTGCACGATCACCATGGCCGATGGCAGCGAAAAGACGATCCAGCTTAAATGCCGGATCGATACCGCAATCGAAATCGAATATATCGAACATGGTGGCGTATTGCATTACGTGCTGCGCAATCTTGCGAAAGCGGCCTGA
- a CDS encoding phosphatase PAP2 family protein: MDYEILRALNAWAASNSGVSWTFFLFTREVLKNLLPIVLFWGLWFSFDAETRQTAREKLVGVLLIGAIAIGVARGLATVLPFRTRPMHDPDAGISIMGWLNTSLLEEWSAFPSDHAVLFFALAVGLFQVSKRAGVVALLHAGLIVCLPRVAVGLHWPSDIAVGILIGIALSVLLFRPVQALVHKSGLVPFFEAREAIGYPLLFLATYELSRMFHSVRQVMQFVWE; encoded by the coding sequence GTGGACTACGAAATACTCCGAGCACTGAATGCGTGGGCGGCTTCGAATTCAGGCGTGTCATGGACCTTCTTCCTGTTCACACGTGAAGTGCTCAAAAACCTTCTGCCGATCGTGCTGTTCTGGGGACTTTGGTTCTCCTTTGACGCCGAGACGCGCCAGACCGCGCGTGAGAAGCTGGTAGGTGTCCTGCTGATAGGGGCAATTGCCATTGGAGTGGCACGTGGCCTGGCGACGGTTCTGCCCTTTCGCACCCGGCCAATGCATGACCCGGACGCTGGCATTTCGATCATGGGATGGCTCAACACCAGCTTGCTGGAAGAATGGAGCGCTTTTCCATCGGATCATGCCGTACTGTTCTTTGCCCTTGCCGTTGGGTTGTTCCAGGTCTCGAAGCGTGCAGGTGTTGTGGCGCTTTTGCATGCGGGCTTGATCGTGTGCCTGCCAAGGGTCGCAGTGGGCCTGCACTGGCCTAGCGACATTGCGGTTGGCATTCTGATTGGTATTGCCTTGTCAGTTCTGTTGTTTCGTCCTGTGCAAGCATTGGTCCACAAATCGGGACTTGTCCCGTTCTTTGAAGCGCGCGAGGCAATTGGGTATCCGCTTTTGTTTCTGGCCACCTATGAACTGTCACGGATGTTTCATTCCGTGCGGCAGGTGATGCAATTTGTCTGGGAGTAA
- a CDS encoding TIGR02186 family protein yields the protein MRRLMILLFLVLALPATSEEVVLGLSKDKVAITATFDGSEILVFGAVKREAPISEEPLDVIVAIAGPTEPVVVRRKEKRFGIWVNTESLEVDEAPSFYAIATTGPLDQVLSNVEDLRHKVTIPRAIRSVGAPRSVADAQSFTDAIIRIRSGNGIYALQEGSVALDEQTLFRTSIKLPSNLTEGIYPTRIFLTRRGKVVSLFETTIDVQKVGLERWLYNLSREMPLVYGLMSLAIAIAAGWGASAAFQVLRQR from the coding sequence ATGCGCAGGCTGATGATCCTTCTTTTCCTCGTGCTTGCGCTGCCTGCTACAAGCGAAGAAGTGGTGCTTGGCCTCAGCAAAGACAAGGTGGCAATCACCGCCACTTTTGATGGCTCAGAGATCCTTGTCTTTGGCGCTGTAAAGCGCGAGGCGCCAATTTCCGAGGAGCCACTTGATGTCATCGTCGCCATTGCCGGGCCAACCGAACCTGTGGTCGTGCGCCGCAAGGAAAAGCGGTTCGGTATCTGGGTCAACACAGAGTCACTTGAGGTGGATGAAGCCCCAAGTTTTTATGCGATTGCGACCACCGGGCCCTTGGATCAGGTGCTATCGAATGTTGAGGATTTGCGGCACAAGGTGACGATCCCGCGGGCTATCCGTTCGGTGGGGGCACCCAGAAGCGTGGCGGATGCACAGTCTTTCACAGACGCGATCATTCGTATCCGGTCCGGCAATGGGATCTACGCACTTCAAGAAGGGTCCGTGGCGCTTGACGAACAGACGTTGTTTCGCACGTCCATCAAGCTTCCGTCTAACCTGACCGAGGGGATCTATCCGACGCGTATCTTTCTGACTCGACGGGGAAAAGTGGTGTCTCTCTTCGAGACCACGATTGACGTGCAGAAAGTCGGACTGGAGCGCTGGCTTTACAATCTTTCACGTGAGATGCCGCTTGTTTATGGGCTGATGTCTTTGGCCATTGCCATCGCGGCAGGCTGGGGCGCGTCGGCGGCGTTTCAGGTTTTGAGACAGCGCTGA
- a CDS encoding sulfite exporter TauE/SafE family protein: MQIYLPIAEVSVNAFLLLGLGGLVGVLSGMFGVGGGFLMTPLLFFIGIPPAVAVATEANQIVASSFSGVLAHLRRKTVDLRMGTVLLIGGLIGAALGVVVFNYLKSLGQVDLLVKLCYVVFLGIIGAMMFIESLNAIRRSKSGTPPKRKKHNWIHKLPFKMRFRTSGLYISVIPPVIVGICVGILAAIMGVGGGFIMVPAMIYLLGMPTKVVVGTSLFQIIFVTGFTTLLHATTNFTVDVALAVLLLVGGVIGAQIGTTIGTKLKAEQLRILLAIMVLAVCFKLALDLLIMPSELYSIGAVEGH; the protein is encoded by the coding sequence ATGCAAATCTACCTTCCCATCGCCGAGGTTTCGGTTAACGCGTTTCTCCTGCTTGGACTGGGTGGGTTGGTTGGCGTGTTATCAGGCATGTTCGGCGTGGGCGGGGGCTTTCTCATGACGCCGCTGTTGTTCTTTATCGGCATTCCACCTGCCGTCGCCGTCGCCACCGAGGCCAATCAGATTGTGGCCTCCTCTTTCTCCGGCGTGCTGGCGCATTTGCGACGAAAGACAGTGGACCTCCGAATGGGCACGGTCCTTCTGATTGGCGGTCTCATCGGGGCAGCCCTCGGGGTTGTGGTCTTTAACTACCTGAAATCGCTTGGGCAAGTCGACCTTCTGGTCAAACTCTGCTACGTGGTTTTCCTCGGCATCATCGGTGCGATGATGTTCATCGAAAGCCTCAACGCCATTCGCCGCAGCAAGTCAGGCACGCCGCCCAAGCGCAAGAAACACAACTGGATTCACAAGCTCCCCTTCAAGATGCGCTTCCGCACATCGGGCCTCTATATCAGTGTCATTCCCCCCGTTATCGTCGGTATTTGTGTCGGCATTCTCGCGGCAATCATGGGTGTCGGGGGCGGATTCATCATGGTCCCGGCCATGATCTACCTTCTGGGTATGCCAACCAAGGTTGTTGTGGGCACGTCGCTTTTCCAGATCATCTTCGTGACAGGCTTCACCACCTTGCTGCACGCAACGACGAATTTCACGGTCGATGTCGCGCTTGCGGTTCTGTTGCTGGTGGGCGGCGTCATTGGCGCGCAGATCGGGACAACGATTGGGACTAAGCTGAAAGCCGAACAGCTCCGTATCCTACTCGCGATCATGGTTCTTGCGGTGTGCTTCAAGCTGGCACTGGACCTGCTGATTATGCCCTCCGAGCTCTACTCTATTGGCGCAGTGGAGGGGCATTGA